One stretch of Malus domestica chromosome 14, GDT2T_hap1 DNA includes these proteins:
- the LOC103455203 gene encoding homeobox protein knotted-1-like 6, which yields MMEDLYGLAGSSSTPSAGFSSDLYYSSSMAAMPFSANQTVPDHQLDYYCNYRSRSASFEPLAAALGEQRIPGTMRPDQMFSGSSSGVSDAASVVAAGIQRGGGERGWGEEVSCQMNEMIASHPLYPKLLQAYIDCQKVGAPPEIASVLDEIRPQSDHLISRRPTDSTCMATADPDLDLFMESYCDILFKYKSDLTRPFDEAITFLNKMETQLNALANNTNDAAGSSDEEDWSGGEIEAQDSPRTNENHELKDKLLRRYSGYISTLKREFTKKKKNGKLPREARQILFDWWNLHYKWPYPTEADKISLAQVTRLDQKQINNWFINQRKRHWKPSENMQYAVMDSLYGNQD from the exons ATGATGGAGGATCTGTACGGCCTCGCCGGCTCATCGTCAACGCCTTCAGCTGGTTTCAGCTCTGATCTTTACTACTCTTCGTCAATGGCTGCTATGCCTTTCTCGGCGAATCAGACGGTTCCTGATCATCAGTTGGACTACTACTGCAACTACAGGAGCAGGAGCGCCAGCTTTGAGCCTTTAGCGGCGGCTTTGGGGGAGCAGCGGATACCCGGGACGATGAGACCGGACCAGATGTTTTCAGGGTCGTCGTCCGGAGTGTCGGACGCTGCTTCGGTGGTGGCTGCTGGGATTCAAAGAGGAGGAGGGGAAAGAGGTTGGGGAGAGGAGGTTTCTTGTCAAATGAATGAGATGATCGCTTCACATCCTCTATACCCTAAGCTTCTTCAAGCTTACATCGATTGCCAAAAG GTGGGGGCGCCACCAGAAATAGCAAGTGTGTTGGACGAAATCCGGCCACAAAGTGATCATCTAATTTCCAGGAGACCCACCGATTCAACTTGCATGGCTACTGCCGATCCTGACCTCGATCTCTTCatg GAAAGTTACTGCGATATATTGTTCAAGTACAAATCGGATCTTACGAGGCCATTCGATGAAGCAATCACCTTCTTGAACAAGATGGAGACGCAGCTCAACGCGCTCGCCAATAATACCA ACGACGCTGCTGGTTCATCAGACGAAGAAGACTGGAGTGGAGGAGAGATAGAGGCTCAAGACTCTCCGCGGACAAATGAAAATCATGAGCTAAAGGATAAACTGTTGCGTAGATACAGTGGCTATATAAGCACTCTTAAACGTGAGTttaccaagaagaagaagaatggaaAGCTCCCTAGAGAAGCGAGGCAAATTCTCTTTGATTGGTGGAACCTTCACTATAAATGGCCTTACCCAACG GAAGCTGATAAAATTAGTCTTGCCCAAGTGACTCGACTGGATCagaaacaaataaacaattGGTTTATAAATCAAAGGAAGCGCCATTGGAAGCCATCAGAGAACATGCAATATGCTGTTATGGACAGTCTTTATGGAAACCAAGATTAA
- the LOC103455204 gene encoding cysteine-rich receptor-like protein kinase 1 — protein MQLPIPNPQNLIYIFLIFSAFFFSPSVSHPRISEAGRFCGHGKHNSSSNFIPNFVNVMNFISNNVNAKRWGEYIIASPAPEVYALAQCYDDLSPTECSACFAVSRTKLPLCLPSTSARIYLDGCFLGYDDHEFSHQAVDDEYKNVKCVSSRIDASKFRTKEFARKVEGVIRNVTELAVSHGGFGVFGKRGGVESVYALAQCWKTINASGCRECLEEAGASLVGCVPGVEGRAMFAGCFLRYSNENFYGIEDGSNDSVRQTVATILIAMASSLLALFGVFMAYKRFYKRTEVYNNPIGVSISIHKNNLNFKYEMLEKATDFFDALRKLGQGGAGSVFKGVLPDGRTVAVKRLYFNTRQWVDEFFNEVNLISGIHHKNLVRLLGCSIEGPESLLVYEYVANKSLDQVLFGNDTRQILSWQQRFDIICGIAEGLVYLHESCGVKIIHRDIKASNILLDENLIPKIADFGLARCVGPDKSHLSTGIAGTLGYMAPEYLVRGQLTDKADVYAFGVMVLEIVCGKKNRVFVEGSSSVLYSVWKHYKEKNITETVDPTLKGGFPERGASDVLQIGLMCTQASLAVRPSMAEVVRMLTDEKHVIPSPKQPPFLNASILNSDVSKTFMKYTSSQTRDGIGSPESSTLYEV, from the exons ATGCAATTACCAATCCCAAATCCTCAAAACCTCATTTACATATTCCTCATATTCTCCGCGTTCTTCTTCTCTCCCTCCGTCTCACACCCTCGAATCTCCGAGGCGGGTCGATTCTGTGGACATGGCAAGCATAACTCCAGCAGCAACTTCATTCCAAACTTCGTAAACGTAATGAACTTCATCTCCAACAATGTCAATGCAAAACGCTGGGGAGAATACATTATTGCCTCACCAGCACCAGAAGTGTATGCCCTTGCTCAATGCTATGATGATCTGTCACCAACCGAATGCTCCGCTTGCTTTGCAGTGTCTCGAACAAAGCTCCCCCTCTGCCTTCCCTCCACCTCGGCTCGTATATATCTTGACGGTTGCTTTCTTGGTTATGATGATCATGAGTTTTCTCACCAGGCAGTTGATGACGAGTACAAGAATGTTAAGTGTGTTAGCTCGCGAATCGATGCTTCGAAGTTCAGAACAAAGGAGTTTGCTAGAAAGGTGGAGGGTGTGATTCGAAATGTGACAGAATTGGCTGTAAGTCATGGAGGCTTTGGTGTCTTCGGGAAGAGAGGAGGAGTGGAGAGTGTGTATGCATTGGCTCAGTGCTGGAAGACAATCAATGCAAGCGGGTGCAGAGAGTGCTTGGAAGAAGCCGGGGCTAGCCTCGTCGGATGTGTGCCTGGAGTTGAAGGCAGGGCTATGTTTGCAGGGTGTTTTTTGAGGTATTCAAATGAGAACTTCTATGGAATTGAAGATGGTTCAAATGACTCTG TGAGGCAAACTGTAGCTACCATTCTAATTGCCATGGCGAGTTCTTTGCTTGCTCTCTTTGGAGTTTTCATGGCGTACAAGAGATTTTATAAAAGAACCGAAG TGTACAATAATCCAATTGGGGTTTCCATTTCTATACACAAGAACAATTTGAACTTCAAGTACGAAATGCTTGAAAAGGCCACCGATTTCTTTGATGCCTTGAGGAAATTAGGCCAAGGAGGAGCTGGTTCCGTATTTAAGGGAGTTCTTCCAGATGGTAGAACTGTTGCAGTTAAAAGATTGTACTTCAATACGCGCCAATGGGTGGACGAATTCTTCAATGAGGTGAATCTCATCAGCGGCATCCATCACAAGAACCTTGTTAGGCTTCTGGGTTGCAGCATTGAAGGTCCAGAAAGTCTTTTGGTGTATGAATATGTAGCCAACAAAAGCCTTGATCAAGTCCTTTTTG GTAACGACACAAGGCAAATTCTAAGTTGGCAACAAAGATTCGATATCATCTGCGGAATTGCTGAGGGACTTGTgtatcttcatgaaagttgtggAGTAAAAATTATTCACAGAGACATAAAAGCCAGCAACATTCTCCTTGATGAGAATCTTATTCCGAAGATTGCTGATTTTGGACTTGCCCGATGCGTTGGGCCGGATAAATCTCACCTTAGCACAGGAATCGCGGGGACACT GGGATATATGGCTCCTGAATATCTTGTTCGAGGACAACTAACTGATAAAGCTGATGTTTATGCCTTCGGTGTGATGGTTCTTGAGATAGTATGCGGCAAGAAGAACCGTGTTTTCGTAGAGGGTTCAAGTTCAGTTCTCTACTCT GTTTGGAAGCATTACAAGGAAAAAAATATCACCGAAACTGTTGATCCGACCTTGAAAGGTGGATTCCCCGAGAGAGGGGCATCCGATGTACTTCAGATCGGGCTTATGTGCACACAAGCTTCTCTTGCAGTGAGACCATCTATGGCCGAGGTGGTTCGGATGCTCACTGATGAAAAACATGTTATCCCTTCACCAAAGCAGCCTCCATTTTTGAATGCAAGCATACTCAACTCAGATGTGTCCAAAACTTTTATGAAGTACACTTCGTCACAAACAAGAGATGGAATAGGGTCCCCAGAGTCCAGTACTTTGTACGAAGTATGA